One window from the genome of Dermacentor silvarum isolate Dsil-2018 chromosome 7, BIME_Dsil_1.4, whole genome shotgun sequence encodes:
- the LOC125946631 gene encoding uncharacterized protein LOC125946631, with the protein MLRLPLFLVVLSVAMMAAGGIPSPFGFITSGFRSLAEYKLATTAKLASYLAGDRAVKATIDLKVADDPDAGAEQAATEGPAVDVPIAVLQQAPQVKPQELSSAPASDEEAHDFKKHFAAGYAALDFANQLEQKRLATAASTKTKNYDAPVLSLPLEHYKDYVTAGETGGSLMRVAVVAQDVPKPFYSSQPNHDSAQTWNQQGASPALPEQQVEQQQQQPPTEGSSAGPTPTFSGYPQGHIFPYSGWPSAQPSGYPAMFQQSSYDVPADAPPQPSNGDAAHHAGESSSPAPEHHDDVVIPGSQFPQLSEATPGAESAPDTAEATPSTLSLESDVSAEQQGPRYRRDVVYAEEVSFQVPGTNLTIHGQDIEAYFRYVKTHDTTECLAKIFCTMAAQPTVFGSKGVDMTEFFRSYQPQPNHTSVAFYKEASAAGAANADCDTLFSRCPMSADQMKAAFNHDMPPQ; encoded by the exons ATGCTGCGACTTCCACTGTTCCTGGTGGTGCTGTCCGTGGCCATGATGGCCGCCGGCGGCATCCCTTCCCCCTTCGGCTTCATCACATCGGGCTTCCGAAGCCTGGCCGAATACAAACTGGCCACCACAGCCAAGCTGGCGTCGTACCTCGCGGGAGACCGAGCCGTCAAGGCCACCATTGACCTGAAG GTTGCCGACGATCCAGACGCAGGTGCAGAGCAAGCCGCCACCGAAGGACCAGCCGTCGACGTGCCCATCGCAGTGCTGCAACAAGCGCCACAAGTCAAGCCGCAGGAGCTGTCCTCCGCGCCCGCATCGGACGAAGAAGCGCACGACTTCAAGAAGCACTTCGCTGCCGGTTACGCGGCTCTGGACTTCGCCAACCAGCTCGAGCAGAAGCGCCTAGCCACTGCCGCTTCGACAAAAACTAAAAACTACGACGCTCCGGTCCTGTCCCTGCCACTGGAGCACTACAAGGACTACGTCACAGCTGGCGAGACCGGCGGATCGTTGATGCGAGTCGCCGTCGTGGCGCAGGACGTCCCCAAGCCTTTCTACTCGTCGCAGCCGAACCACGACTCCGCTCAGACGTGGAACCAGCAGGGCGCGTCGCCAGCCCTTCCAGAACAGCAGGTcgagcaacaacagcagcagccgccCACCGAGGGCTCGAGCGCTGGACCGACGCCCACGTTCTCCGGGTACCCCCAAGGACACATCTTCCCGTATAGCGGATGGCCCTCGGCGCAACCCTCCGGCTATCCCGCCATGTTCCAACAGTCTTCGTACGATGTTCCCGCCGACGCACCACCCCAGCCCTCGAATGGCGACGCCGCTCACCACGCCGGCGAGTCGTCCTCCCCGGCACCGGAACACCACGACGACGTCGTTATTCCTGGTAGTCAGTTCCCGCAGCTGTCCGAGGCCACGCCCGGCGCCGAGTCCGCTCCGGACACCGCCGAGGCTACGCCGTCCACTCTTTCGCTAGAGAGCGATGTGTCTGCAGAACAGCAGGGCCCCAGGTACCGTCGCGACGTCGTCTATGCGGAGGAGGTGAGCTTTCAGGTACCCGGAACGAACCTCACCATCCATGGCCAGGACATCGAGGCTTACTTCCGCTACGTAAAGACCCACGACACAACGGAGTGCTTGGCCAAGATCTTCTGCACGATGGCCGCTCAGCCGACCGTGTTCGGCTCGAAGGGCGTCGACATGACCGAGTTCTTCAG GTCGTACCAGCCGCAGCCCAACCACACGTCGGTCGCCTTCTACAAGGAAGCGTCCGCTGCGGGAGCCGCGAACGCCGACTGCGACACCCTCTTCAGCAGGTGCCCCATGAGCGCGGACCAGATGAAGGCAGCCTTCAACCATGACATGCCTCCTCAATAA